Genomic window (Phragmites australis chromosome 5, lpPhrAust1.1, whole genome shotgun sequence):
AGAAATTGTTGAATTAGATTTCAAATTAGTTGTCatgttctaaaaaaatattgaactagCTTTCAGAAATTGTTGATACGATGTGAAGGGGGTGTTTCACTATATAATTACCTAGTGATATGATCGACATGCAGCATGCACCACatagagcccccccccccccccccaaaagatGACCTTACATTTCCTGGTATATTTTGCTTTGAGGGAGGACCGAATGGTTTAATTTCTCCTCGTGGTTCACACGTAAGCGTACAGAACACCGCCGATCGATCTCGATCGTCTTAGATCGACCGACAAGCGGTTGTTGCATCATTGTGCTGTGCCGGCAGGGTTGCGTTTGCTTCAGggatgttgttgttgtcttCTGACCCTTGTCTTCAGACAAGAAACTGAAACAAACGTGTAAATGCGTAAATATGCTAGAGATGCCAACAGACGCAAGTTGAGAGTCGTgatttttacctatttttaattttgacgAAAAGCAGGAGAACTGCTGGTTCATCCAttagaaagagaaaaaagacaAGGTACAAAGACCTGGAATAGGAAACggaaaaacaaagaaagaaacaacACTATACTATACAGTTTGTACAATAAGCGGGTCTATCTATCTCGCACCAACAAGCACAAGTGTTAAACTCGGCCTATGAGAGAGCAGAGAGCTTCCGGGGACTTATGCTTTTCCTCAAAGATACATCGGTTCCACTCCTTTCACAGATTTCAGACTCATTTTTAATTTGAAAGAGCAGCAAACTATATTTCTTTCCGGTGTAAAATATGTCAGGCAGGCAGACAGATATGCCGGTGCCGTCTTCTGATTTGGCATTAATTATATTTCTTTCCTCAGTTGAGCAAGACAGCTGGTAGACAAACACGAGAAACAGTGTCTCCTTGCTGCAAATGCATCTGCTTGCTGTcgatggaagaagaagaagaagagacaaattaaaaatcaaaagCTGTTCTGTTACAGACAGACAAGGATGGCCATGTTGTTGAACCAACAGTCCCTTTCCTTGGTGGTGAGGATTAATTGAATTGAATGGTCAACTTGAATCATGTGAGGCGGCTGTCATTTTTCGCGAACAGATGTGAGGCTGTCATTTAGTCTTGAGCCAGCCTTATTGTAGATGAAGTCGTGTTGTCACTGCATGCTACCTGTCAGTTACTGAAGTCCGATGCAAAAAGAgtactgtatatatatactgtagcatTACttactctcctttttttttcttagtgcCTGATGCCTGGTTTAATCTAATCATTAGCCGCAGCATTACCATCAAGCAAGCGTGAACGGACTTGACAGTAGTAGCTTAATAACCTAGTAGAGTAGAGTAGAGCAGAGTAATTGTGGTGGCTTGATGCAGGGAGATGGCGAGAAAGGTGAACCCCAAGGTATGGGGCTGGATCTCCATCAACGCTCTCTTCGGTATCGTGCTGGCAATGGGACTGCACTACTACGGCCTGCGCGCCACCAACGCCGCCTACTCCGTCAACTTCCTCAACCTCATCCCCGTGGTCACCTTCGTCATCGCCGTCGTGCTCCGCGTGGAGAAGCTGGCGGTGCGGACGTGGTCCTGCAAGATGAAGCTGATGGGCACGGCCATCTGCGTGGGTGGCACGATGGTGGTTAGCCTGTACAAGGGCGAGCAGCTCCACCTGTGGCCCACCCACCTGCTCAAGCAccacgccgccgcggccgccccCGCAGCAGCGGCGCACCACGGCATGACCATCGGCACGCTGTACCTGTGTGGCAGCTGCCTGGCGTACGCGTTCTGGTTCATCGTGCAGGCCCGGGTGGCCAAGGTGTTCCCGTGCAAATACTTCTCCACGATGCTGGCGTGCGCGTCCGGCACCGTGCAGGCGCTGCTCATCGGCGCCGTGATCCACAGGGACAACCCCTCCGCGTGGCTGCTCACCTGGGACCTGCAGCTCGTCACCGTCGTTTACTCGGGCGTGTTCAACACGGGCGTCACCTTCTGCCTCATCTCGTGGGCCATCGCCCGGCGCGGGCCCATCTACCCGTCCATGTTCAACTCGCTGGCGCTCATGGCCACCACCGTCCTCGACTCGCTGCTGCTCGGCACCGCCGTCTCCGTTGGCAGCCTGCTCGGAGCCGTGCTCATCGTCGTCGGCCTCTACGCCTTCCTCTGGGGCAAAGGCAAGGAGATGATGCAACACCAGCAGCAGCAAAGTGCAGCCACCGCCACGTCGGTTGATCACCGGAGCAACGGTTCTACCACGAACAACGGCGACGAATGCGTCTAGCTCGATCGCGCGCAAATGGATCGATCAGGAACCAGGGCGTGCAAACTAATAGAAGTAATTAAATTCCATCGGTTGGAATTGACCAATCACCGATGGATATATAGGTATAGGTATTCCTAGATGGGTTTGCTGCTGCAGGTTGTGCACACTACAGATACAAAGATATACTCCCTTCATCCCAAAATACAGGACGTATTAGGATTTGAGAAAAATcgaatttcataaattttgatcaacaattaatcaaattatacatatattttaatgTACACAAGTTATATCAGTAGATTTGTATTTCATTGATCTTTTAAATTATATTGATTTCATAGCAATCGATagtatattacaaaataaattaatgtTTAAAGTATcctttcaaatatttttttaaatcctAATACGTCCTATATCTAAGGACCGAGGAAGTACTATGTGTTGATGCAGCAGGGCACACCCAGCAAATTAATtagaaagcatgcatgcatgcagtcaaGATTATGGAGATATGATCGAGCTTGGAATCGGCCATAAAACATTGCTGACCGACCGATCAGATGTCTTCGATTTTTTCGTTATTGGGCCAGACCAGACCAAGCCGTTTGCACTGCACATTTTTAATTTTGCTGCGCTGACAAGTTTGTGTAGGTCTGGCTACGAGTATGAATCAAGGCACTCACTTATTCTCTCTCGAGTGTAGCTGCAAGTCAAGCAATGTTACAGCTAGCTATGCCATGATTCGACGGTTGTCGCAACTAGCAACAGAAGAACACACAAGGAAGAAACAGTATTTTTATTTGGATGGAATCCATTCCTTGATTTGCTCTAGCTTGGTCCACAAAAATTCCTGCTAATATGTTGTCAGCTCTAGTAGCGCCCAAGGTGCTAAAATGCTTCTTCCAACTACAATATTAGCTACCTGTACTCTTTTGTACAAATTAAATTAAGCGACGGGTGGATGTATATTAGACATAAACTACTTCTGTTCTACAATATTTGTCGTGACGCGACCCTTTTTCTCGAGAGTTGTTCCAAAATGGAGTACAAGTCGATTGAGGGCAACAAGAGTAGTATAATTATTATTACATTTCCACTCTTAACAATTTGTTTATGTGATAAAGGGTAATTGATAGTTTCTGTTAGAACACTTATGGGCTTGGTCCATTTTTAGTTTATGAATCACTCACAATAAATCTCAAAAGTCCAATAAGTAACCAGAGGGTGTGATGCTTagtcatatatttttaatgaaaatgTAGAAAGACTAAACTTAAAATGAGTTATATCCTCCTTCTCCTTAGCACATGTGGATAATATGCTTAGAAGAACACACGTACTTGTCTCGCCTCGCCAGGCCAGGCAGGTCTAGGATTGGGGCGCAGGCGCACACAAGTGGCTTTTtgcaattttattcttttattgtGTGAGAAAACGGACAACACTGttatatatgaaaattataacattttgagttttagcatttagattatttgcaaaattcactccttttaaaaatctaattatttaaaataacataaaagcaaggaaatatatatatatatatagacactaGTATGtttatattcaaatatattattttggtaaagtattccaaagagcaccaaattaaattctaaaattaattattgcaataatttgaatcatatgtattttgatttatttgtttgtatggttctttgagtggagctttgaatttgaatttctctcaaattcaaatctatttcttatATTCAATTTAGGTGAAATCcaaatttaattcaaattttttgaattcaactCCTCTCCCAAAGTTAGAGTTTCAAatccaaatcataattcaaatactcctatttaaattggtgccaatccaaatccaaatctaaattcaaataaatccattTGAATTTACAAAAAACAAATCTAATTCCTTTTAATTTTCTCTCAAGCCGCACTCTCCCTTTTCTCACTGCGCACACACCCACTCGGCCCAGCTCACGCTCGCCCGCCCGGTACACACGTTCACGAACGTAGCCTAGCGCGCCAGCCTAGCTCACGCGCTCGCTCTCCTCTCTCGTGTGCCACACGAACAGGCTGGCCAAAGCTTCTCCATCTCCAACTCCAGCTCCGCCACATGGTCCGAAAGTCGTCGACATCGTTCCCGCCATCAATGCCCCGATGACTTCCTTGCCcactcctttttctctctcactctctctgcTAGCTCTCATCGCACCTGGTGTACATGACTTCTGCGTCCGTCGTACACAATGGTCGGTGGCCTCCCTACCGCTGTTGTGCTATTCAATCGGGAGCACGAGCTGCCCCAGCTCTTCtgccaacccccccccccctctcctctactataaatagagcacccaaccctctccttcccctttttCCCCATCTCACCATCACTGCCCAAATCTTTTACCGCCGTCATCGATCCCCACTGCCAGCGGCcaggagaggaggagcaccaCCATGGAGCTCGAAGGCCGCCCTTCCCCACCCGACGGTTGTGCTAAACGCGCGCTATAGAGCTGAGCTCGCGGCACCGTCGCCTGCAACCTCCCACCATCGGCTGCCTTCCTTCTCCTCAGACGCTGATGAGCATCCCTGCTCTTCCCCCTCCTTCTCTGTAATAGCTAGTGTAGATAGAGCCTATCTTCGTGTTGCAGCCCTTGGCCAGTGGCCGTGCACGCCATGGTAGTGAGCTTCTCGCCACCGGTGCCAATCTCTCTCTACGTGAACCAGTTGTCATGTTGTGTAGCCTAGGAGCACTAGGCTTCTTTTTGCTTGTAGATAGACCACGCGtagtgcaggggaggtgctgccaaacTTATGCGTCGTCTCCATCTTCTTCGGCGCTAGTCTGGGCCCGCCCCGGTTGTCAGTTGTCGTAGTTAACCCCCAAAACGGGTTCATGTACCCTAGTAGATGACTGCCACTCTTTCATCGTTGTGAATTCCCGACAAGAGCGTGATTCCAGTGAGCCTCCGGTGATGCGCTGCTGCAATTCCTTATTGCCGGTCTCCGTTCCACTCTATCATTGTGCTGCTCCACTAGCACACGTGCACGCGCTGCTAAGCCTCTGGCATCACTGGCATGGCCTGTCCAAGGCAGACCGTGGCTTGGCCGTGGTGAACTGTCCTGCTGGCTAGCCCAGCAAGCCGAGGGCATGCCCCGTGGATCGGCCCAGCTGCCTTAGCATGCAAACCCAGTCGGGCCGACCCAAATGGTCCATATCTAGCCAAAACCCAAGTATTGCGTAGTGGGCACCACTAGTGCACTGTTCAGTGGGTCctacatgtgggccccacccataAATAGTGTATTTTAGTATTTTGtttctcaatttaattttagattaaatcttttggAAGTCATAATTTCTCCATTCTGACTCCAATTTTAACGATTCTTtcacctaaattcatctaaGTTTGAGATCATCTTtttatcatagtgtgatatctattagtGCTCATTTGGTATTCTATTTTGTagtatttgattcttctctagtatagacTATTGTTGATCATAATCTCATTTGCTGAATTGAAGGAGTTCGCTGAGGAACCAGAGAACCCCGACTTTGACCAAGGTTTAGAAGAAGatttcagagaaggcaagtcctatatCCTTGATTATTTTGAATCCATGTTTTCAATAATCTACTCCatccgtttcgcaatgtttgtccatggcttcgggagtatctgtctcaaattgtttgtccattGTGGTAACCAATGATGTTTTATGGTCTATTTTTCTGTTATGcccttgagtgcatgcatgcatttactccAACATTAgtgagttacttgctctcatTCTTATATTAattaggggtagcatggtcATCCCACTacattttttcactcgatttcagtatttcttgGTTTGTACGTAATGGTGGGCGTGGACAAACATtacgaaacggagggagtaattgatcaacttaaaaacATGACTTAtgatcgcatgtgctatgtattttAACTTCTTGTAGTAGTTAAATCCTACTAAATAATTGCTATACCTTAAATGTCattatccagaatacatatcaccctaggttttacctgtcattatctatattaacatcgAACGACGCTGTAatatctagtatgcttaggatggaatacatgTCTTCGAAAATATCACTTCActtaatcaattcaactcatatgtCATGAATCTTTGATGTGGTGTGGGATATGACAGGTGGTGTGCAAAATGGGTGACAACTATTTGGCGggggcaagtagagtagtcctctaATGGAGGATGCttttgggggcttgagttacctttgtggtattcattgtcaactgaagatgcttgccttgaCCGTATAAGTCTGGAATCATTGCGCCTTCATTCTAAGCCACTCCAGTGAAACCATGCGTCATGTATGGGTAGGATTTGATCTCACGCCCTATTAGTTGAGCTCCGTACCCACACTGGAGGTACCGATGCAATGGGAGCTCAGAAAAATACTTGTTACTGTGCGCAGTATGAGGGCTGACTGATGACATTGCAATGGCCGTCGATCTGCGATTAATCTAGTGCTCCATAACCCTATTTTTCACATGGATGGATCGTGTAACAACATGCTTGATGGGTACATGATCTTGATATGATTCGCTCTgccgcttgcaatggttggagattGAGCATATCTCGTAGGTACAGTGTACAACATCTACATAATgcaaatctattcgaatagttgtgtccatgatcatggacatgcaaagcaatgACCTCATTGGTTAGACTTGAAACGTGTGcatctttgatgagtgagtgtgtggattagatgtccatgtgataaGTTTGCTGGCTCGATCTGTCGGGAgatatgtggtactagaggtacaacAGACATAATGATAGAGATTGCAGAGCGAGGCGTAGCCCCTCCAAGGACCAAAAACCCTAGAAATACATTGTTGCCTTGTTTGTGTTGTTTCAAAGTTAACAGTAGAAAATATACCTTGCTACATGAGGCATAGGAGATCTCAGGATAGGGGTCTTACAAAAATCATGTCGGTTAAGAGTCCGATCGCGGCACATCTCAACCACGcgggtctctctctctccaccataAAAGACACACGCGAATTagtgttttgcctctttctctctgcTGCACCACCACAAATAGACTACCCCATCCTGCTGTGCTGGTGTGCACCAGCGATCGCAGAGAGTAGGTCTCTAGAACGAATCACCCTTGAGATCCTGCACTGGGAGAGGGCAAATAAAGTGTTTGGCAAGCGCTTTACGCGACTGCTCATGATTTACTACCTCTTCGCCGTTGATTGCTCGCGATCTGCTTCCTCTTTatctttgagttcttcatcgtCATCGTGGGAGCCTCTGCATCTCTCGTGTTGTCGTTCAGTATGTTCATTATGCTCAATCTTTTATTTAATCATGCTTGTCATACTTAGTAGTACTATTTTGTTCTTGATATCAAGTATATTAGAAAATTACATGTATAATCATGttacatatatgtctaggttatACTCTTGTTGCATCACAATGTTAGTCTATCCATTTATGTTCATGGTTTATCTAGGAACTAAATTAAATAGAAAAGTGTGCTTTTATCCAATAGTCTCTATGCTCATCATGTGCAAATATTGTGAGGCAAGGGAAAAGTGTGTGGTCATGTACAAGTGGCAATATGGTAGTATTGTATGGTGATGAAAGCGTGAGAGTACGACTTTGACCATGAGTGCTTCAATTAGAGGGAGGTTAACTAACAAGAGGTGAGTTCTGTTTGTCATAGCTCCAACTTCTAACTTCATGTCAGATTTTAAGTCTAAAATAAAGTTATTTGTGTCTATATTTTTAGTCTGAAATAAGAACAAGGTAGCTCATATAAATACTCATAGTAGACCTAtagtttcagtttcatatatTTCTGAAATTATGAATATTTAGCTTTAGAAATTTTTGAAACTAAAGTTGTGCCAAAAAGTATTgtagaagaagcaagaggacaTGCACAGGCTGCTGCgaagggttagggttagggttactTGCTTTCCCTTTTCTATTCCGAGATCGAGACGAAATTAAGCTAGGGAATCCAGCTGCCTGCTGCAACAGGCCAGTACATAGCATATCCTGGTTTAAACTAGCTAGTGCTCCAGTTGTACTCCCATCTTTATCATGTCGATCACGCCAATCGATATGATGGGACTAATGGCTACGCTTATATttcctgcctgcctgcctgcatgAATCTCATTTGactcctctccccctccctctgcGTACAGTAGTGGGTagtagcctctcttccgatgcACACTTTGGCCTAATAACGAGACAATACTACTCCAGTTTTTATCCAGACTTTAAATATCATATTTTGgtgaaaatcattttttttctttttgcaggaGGAAAGGGAAAAATCATATTTTGCCGAAAACCCAGTTGgtgaaaaatcatttttttcttttttgcaggaggagaggaaaggaaatGATGGGTTCATGCATcgattggtggtatggtatggtAGTGCGCCCCTGGCCACCCAGCGTTTCCGTTTGTGGTTTCTCGGTCCCTTTCCTTTCTAAGTAATAAccaacccccctccccccccccccaacccttcttccttttccttttcttcttcctccagaaATTGCAATCCTACAAATTCCCATTATATTGCTACCAGATTAAGCCCAGCACTCCCCACTCCCTTGATTCGCTACACCTTCAATTCGTACGTACGGCAGATCGATCCATCCATCCGTGCCTCCGGATGGCGGCCGAGGGGATCGCGGCGGGGGCGCCGGACGGCAGGAAgagggggcggcgcgggcggcgcgaGATGAGGCGGATCGAGGACACCACGAGCCGGCAGGTGACCTTCTCCAAGCGGCGGAGCGGGCTCCTGAAGAAGGCGTTCGAGCTGTCCGTGCTCTGCGACGCCGAGGTCGCGCTCATCGTCTTCTCCACGCGCGGCCGCCTCTACCAGTTCGCCTCCGCCACCGAGTACGTCGCCTGGCTTTGTTCCTCCCTTCGCGAGCCCTAGCAgatcatttgcttcttccttgcTTGATGATCCGTACGTAGGTGCGGATGGATGGATTAACATGTGTTTGGGTTAACTCCGACACTAATCGACCGAGTACATGAAATAAAATACATCTACGCACTACTGTGTGGCGATGCATTATcctgtactctctctctctctctctctcttccaagTATGAAGTATGTATGGACATATGCTGGTAGATCGACAATCGACATACATATATTTCTTGGTGTTTATATtactacacatatatacacGTACGGGGAATTACAATAGGAGATTACTCTAAACACATATAGACATGCGGTATAATATATTTGTTTTCTTGTCCTCTCTCTTAATTCTAAATGCCCCTTTTCAGGGttaaaaattagaaatattGTTCGAAAAAATAATCCTCTCAAGTACGCAATGCAAACGAAATCACCTCTCAGAGCTAACTGTAGAACCTTTATTCAGTGTACTTGTCTGACTGCTACCTCACCAGCTAGCTAGTAGTTTGAAATGTCTAGCACACTCTAAGATACTGTACTCTACATATAAAGCTTCATTCGTACAGTATGATTGTGTACCACTGGCAGTGGTCAGCGACATTCCTTTGACTTGCATTTGAAAACACAAGTACAAAACGATTCGTTGGATTAATTTCTATTTTGGCCCATCCATGAATGATGAAGCTTGGAACAACTTCTCTCTGGCAATTAGTACATAAAATACAGTTAATATATAATGTGTATAGTTTTCATGTATGTGTTCTTTTCTTGCATTGTTGTATCTAGCAAGAGTTATACCTCCTCTACATGGGAAAAAATGAAACATCATCCATGTAGATTTGTGAGGTGAGAATAATTACAAATGAAGGATCAAACAAAGGAgtggtgaataggtgcctcataAAAAATTGGATAGTCTCTTCTAACTGATAAGATCATGTGGCTACTGATGAACTATTGACTCTATGAACCAAGCTAGAGACCGCTTGTTGCAAAGCAGAAGCAAGAATACAAGAGTAacaaacaaaacaacacaaattgAGCTCCGGTGATCTCATTGTGGGTTTGTTCGGTCTGACAGCGAGGGGAGCAGAGAGATTTGAAGAGTCTATCTCCTTGCATGTAAAACCGCATTGCACGTTTCTAAAAGTGTTTTCCATCACATGCTAACATTTTAAGTAAGTCTTCCAATATCGGAGCGTGTCATCTCGTCCCCGTGATCCCGACCATCGGCAAGTCTTTGTAAAGAACGGTGATGCCCTAGGGGGTGAATTACGGATTCTAAAATTAATCAAGTCAAATCAACAACATAAatctaaattaatttctatctaaatgtactcaaTTAGGTTTGTCTAGTTTGCACTCTATCATAATAAAGTTCTGCACCACCCTAGATTCCAATCCTAGCAACTACACATGCAATTATAGGGAACATAAatgcagaagaaaaaaatagtgcAATATAGAAGTGTGGAATGTAAACGAAATAGAAAGCGCAAATTTGGCATGACAACTTTTCCGTTTTCCCATGGTATCAATGAGTTATCTCTCACCACTAGTCCATATTAGAGTCCTTTGCAAGGGCTAAACTCTCCGGTCGGATAACTCTGTGGTTCTTGCCGTTAGAGCTCCCCCACACCAGTGTGTCTCCCATTAGGTGCACCTGGATGC
Coding sequences:
- the LOC133917282 gene encoding WAT1-related protein At5g64700-like; its protein translation is MVEEKKTAWPIEAVMLPASMVLVQAFTMGALLLSKLALNVGMEPFVLLAYRNLIGAIIVAPFAFYFEREMARKVNPKVWGWISINALFGIVLAMGLHYYGLRATNAAYSVNFLNLIPVVTFVIAVVLRVEKLAVRTWSCKMKLMGTAICVGGTMVVSLYKGEQLHLWPTHLLKHHAAAAAPAAAAHHGMTIGTLYLCGSCLAYAFWFIVQARVAKVFPCKYFSTMLACASGTVQALLIGAVIHRDNPSAWLLTWDLQLVTVVYSGVFNTGVTFCLISWAIARRGPIYPSMFNSLALMATTVLDSLLLGTAVSVGSLLGAVLIVVGLYAFLWGKGKEMMQHQQQQSAATATSVDHRSNGSTTNNGDECV